AGCTTTGTCATAAAACATTTTAGCTACATTCAAGTAGGCTATTTCAAAATCAGACTCGATTTCTGATTTCTCCACGTTGTATGGAGGAATAAGCACGCTGACCAAGGGAGAATGCACGATCATAATTCTCTAAACAGTATTTTTCAGAAGAGTATAGACTTATAGTTAGCGTATGGTTCAGCTGGACTGCTGAGATCCTTAAGCATAAAGCATGAGAACACAACCAAAATGGCCAAAATCACACCTTTTTGCCATATTTTATCTGAAAATACATAAGCATTAGGGATCAATATGAATATGAACATAAAAGGATAGAACATAAGCCTGATACCCACTTCAAAAGAAATAGTTGTGTTATATATCAGAATCGATAAGACATAGAGGAAAATATATTGATCAATTTGAGAATCCTTTTTTTCAAGGTCAGACCTTATCGCCAAAAAAACAAGCGCAGAGATATTGAGGAAAAGTTGAAAAAAGCCGGAAGAAGAAACAGCCGGTATAAACTCCTTTCTGATATAAAAACCATATCTCTCCGGAAGTAGAGTAACCGCAAAATCTGCAATAGGTTGAAGAATGACTGCTCCCAAAATCCATGTTACAACCAAACCAATCACTAACAAGGAATTGTCGATTCGCTTTCGAGACAGAGGAAACAGTACCATCATGACTAAAGCACTCGTATGAAAGAGTGCGGAGAAAGCGATACAGATATAAAAATACAAATATTTTTTAGACAAAAACAATGGGAACGACGCAAATATGATGCCCATGGCCACATATTGTCGCATGGAATTCATCGTTTCGAAATATCCTCTGTATATGAGGAAGAAAGCGATGATAGAAAAGATGCAATCTTTGGACATCTTTCTCATCCCGATGAACATCAGGAGAATGGTCACAAAGGATACCAATATAAGCCATGTATGAAAATCCAAGTTCAAAGAATGAAAGGCTTTATTGATCCATTGCCATATCAACTCGAAATTGTGGGCTGTTTTACTATCCGGAAATTGATAGGCATATTCGTAAATTTTATAATCCCGTCCCATCCCGATCCTTGTACCGGAGAAAATTACAAGAGCAAGTCCTGATATCCAAAAGACGAAGGGTTTGAAACGATCATCATATTTATCTGCAAGGAACATTACCGCAAGGAAACCAAATAAAACGAAATAAGGTAACATGATTATCTATTTTTTCTATTTGGATGAGGCAGATTCGATAGCGGAATTACCGATATTAAGCAGGGTAAAATCGCTGTCCGCCGGAAGTTCGTACACATTACGACCGTCGATGACCAAAGATGCAGCCATCGCTTGAGAGAGAGCTGACCAATCAGGCATTCTGAATTCCTTCCATTCTGTCACATGGAACAGAGCCTCTGCTCCCCGGACTGCATCGTACATATCCGTGGTATATTCCACTTTGTCGCCCAATCTTTTTTGTGCCTCTTTCATCGCCACAGGATCGTACACCCGAACTCTGCAACCAACTTCCAGCAGTTTCTCGATGAGTACCAGAGAAGGAGCTTCACGCATATCATCGGTACCAGGTTTGAATGACAACCCCCATATCGCTACACATCGGCCTTGCACATTGCCTTTGTAATAGGTTGAGAACTTATCGAACAGAATACTCTTTTGCTTCTCGTTCACACGTTCAACGGCTTCCAATACTTCCATTCGATAGCCGTTGTCTTCTGCTGTTCTGATCAGTGCTTTTACATCCTTGGGAAAACAAGATCCTCCGTATCCGCAACCCGGGTACAGAAACTTGCTGCCTATACGTGAATCGGAACCGATACCGAGACGAACCATCGAAACATCTGCTCCCACCCGTTCGCA
This genomic stretch from Porphyromonas gingivalis ATCC 33277 harbors:
- a CDS encoding EpsG family protein, which produces MLPYFVLFGFLAVMFLADKYDDRFKPFVFWISGLALVIFSGTRIGMGRDYKIYEYAYQFPDSKTAHNFELIWQWINKAFHSLNLDFHTWLILVSFVTILLMFIGMRKMSKDCIFSIIAFFLIYRGYFETMNSMRQYVAMGIIFASFPLFLSKKYLYFYICIAFSALFHTSALVMMVLFPLSRKRIDNSLLVIGLVVTWILGAVILQPIADFAVTLLPERYGFYIRKEFIPAVSSSGFFQLFLNISALVFLAIRSDLEKKDSQIDQYIFLYVLSILIYNTTISFEVGIRLMFYPFMFIFILIPNAYVFSDKIWQKGVILAILVVFSCFMLKDLSSPAEPYANYKSILF